In one Microbulbifer pacificus genomic region, the following are encoded:
- a CDS encoding DUF2339 domain-containing protein — MDNLVLLGVLLVLTVVVGSFMGIFAFAEVKSLRGEVRRLHAAIDAARGPVPAATPPIASVAPPVPTPAASSLGSSSGPSAPLDEFELPDLDISTPEPASDPVSARESFWERMQQNWMVWLGGACVALSGVFLARYGIEQGLLGPRVRVAMGLVTALALYIASDVLRRRTGGSHPSFAALAGGGAITAFAAILSAVHLYQLIEPGFAFGMLALVALVTMWLARLHGPVLAAIGMLGAYSVPILVSTGDGNVLGAMVYALIISVSVLLLLRHVYRSWLWFGLLAGALLWWLISMFGHQADGWRGPYLAALAYLLLAVIQGDWALQRRDAGDDRVTASKLAPLLLPSLLLLVAAQCLSIFREGFPSSSLLSALWAWSPLALVLLAAARRRAALAPLPWLLLLGQLAAWLAGRMDQWGAAQVQLVPLPSALQGSFLLFLAITAGLFTGLALLNYRAGAARYWWASLAVMAPLLSLPLGYVLASDGLPLYWWCLYAAVFGAVFLYLGSYGAGRSWHKSMVVWLFIAGHFAYSLAACLWLEQASLTLALALQAVSLAWIIRRFEVPALGWLLKGVLLLVVVRLTLNPWLLSYSDGTHWSLWTYGGSALSAWLATRILRDQHPALARWTEAVTLHLLVLALWAESRYWLYGGNAFAAHYSFTEAVINMWLFTGLGLVYYRKSLLIDGFARWYDGYGRLLILAAAANYAAILFATAISEPWVWRSVSDRPLLNMLLPAFAGPVLLAWLVSRWYLPRVRRLAGLVSAAAAFIWISLEVRHLWQGNIRLDTATETGELYTYSAVWLLLAVVGILSGSWRGWRRCYRGGMAVLALVIVKLFLVDMAGLEGLLRVASFMGMGLALLGIAYLHQKLGRISTGQTP, encoded by the coding sequence ATGGACAATCTGGTTTTACTCGGCGTACTGCTGGTTCTGACCGTCGTGGTCGGCTCCTTCATGGGCATTTTTGCCTTTGCGGAAGTGAAAAGTCTGCGCGGCGAGGTGCGCCGCTTGCACGCCGCCATCGACGCGGCGCGGGGGCCGGTGCCTGCCGCGACGCCTCCAATCGCATCGGTAGCACCTCCGGTGCCCACTCCGGCAGCCAGTAGCCTGGGCAGTAGCTCGGGCCCGTCGGCGCCCCTCGATGAATTCGAGCTGCCCGACCTGGACATTTCGACGCCGGAGCCCGCCTCAGATCCGGTGTCCGCCAGGGAGAGCTTCTGGGAACGGATGCAGCAGAACTGGATGGTGTGGCTTGGTGGAGCCTGTGTCGCACTGTCGGGGGTTTTTCTCGCGCGCTACGGCATAGAGCAGGGGTTATTGGGGCCGCGGGTGCGCGTGGCAATGGGGCTGGTCACCGCTCTGGCCCTGTATATTGCCTCGGATGTGTTGCGCCGCAGGACCGGCGGCAGTCATCCGTCGTTTGCCGCGCTGGCGGGGGGCGGTGCCATAACGGCGTTTGCGGCCATTCTGTCTGCGGTGCACCTGTACCAGTTGATCGAGCCCGGTTTCGCCTTCGGAATGCTCGCGCTGGTCGCGCTCGTCACTATGTGGCTGGCGCGGCTGCATGGTCCGGTGCTCGCAGCGATCGGCATGCTGGGGGCCTATTCCGTACCGATTCTGGTATCTACCGGTGACGGCAACGTCCTTGGCGCCATGGTGTACGCGCTGATCATTTCCGTGTCGGTACTGTTGCTGCTGCGGCATGTGTATCGCAGCTGGTTGTGGTTCGGGCTGCTCGCCGGCGCCCTGTTGTGGTGGTTAATCTCGATGTTCGGGCACCAGGCCGATGGCTGGCGCGGCCCCTATCTCGCGGCCCTGGCGTACCTGCTGCTGGCCGTTATCCAGGGCGACTGGGCGCTGCAGCGGCGCGATGCCGGTGATGACCGGGTGACCGCGAGCAAACTCGCTCCGTTGTTGCTGCCGAGTCTGCTGCTACTGGTTGCCGCCCAGTGTCTGTCGATCTTCCGCGAGGGTTTCCCGTCCTCGTCCCTTCTGTCTGCGCTCTGGGCCTGGAGCCCACTGGCACTGGTGCTGTTGGCGGCGGCACGCCGACGGGCAGCGCTGGCACCGCTTCCCTGGCTGCTGCTGCTGGGGCAGTTGGCGGCCTGGCTGGCCGGGCGGATGGATCAGTGGGGTGCGGCGCAGGTACAGCTTGTGCCATTGCCGTCGGCGCTACAGGGTAGCTTCCTCCTGTTTCTCGCCATTACCGCCGGGCTCTTCACCGGGCTCGCTCTGCTCAATTACCGCGCCGGCGCCGCACGATACTGGTGGGCGTCTCTAGCAGTGATGGCGCCGTTGCTGTCGTTGCCACTGGGGTACGTATTGGCGAGCGACGGACTGCCGCTTTACTGGTGGTGCCTGTACGCAGCGGTGTTTGGCGCCGTGTTCCTGTATCTCGGCAGTTACGGTGCCGGGCGCAGCTGGCACAAGTCCATGGTGGTCTGGCTGTTTATCGCCGGGCATTTTGCCTACAGTCTCGCGGCCTGCCTGTGGCTGGAGCAGGCGAGCCTGACCCTCGCGCTGGCGCTGCAGGCGGTTTCGCTCGCCTGGATCATCCGGCGTTTCGAGGTGCCGGCGTTGGGGTGGCTGCTGAAAGGCGTGTTGCTGCTGGTAGTGGTGCGCCTGACCCTGAACCCCTGGCTGCTGAGTTACAGCGACGGCACTCACTGGTCTCTGTGGACCTACGGTGGCTCAGCACTGAGCGCCTGGCTCGCCACCCGAATCCTGCGTGATCAGCACCCGGCACTGGCGCGTTGGACCGAAGCGGTGACGCTGCACCTGCTGGTGCTGGCGCTTTGGGCGGAGAGTCGCTATTGGCTATACGGCGGCAATGCCTTTGCCGCTCACTACAGTTTTACCGAAGCGGTCATCAATATGTGGCTGTTTACCGGTCTTGGGCTGGTGTATTACCGCAAGAGTCTGTTGATTGACGGCTTCGCCCGTTGGTACGACGGATACGGGCGTCTGTTGATCCTGGCGGCTGCGGCAAACTATGCGGCGATTCTGTTTGCCACCGCCATCAGCGAGCCCTGGGTGTGGCGCTCGGTGAGCGACAGGCCGCTGCTGAACATGCTGTTGCCCGCCTTTGCCGGTCCTGTGCTGCTGGCGTGGCTGGTAAGCCGCTGGTACCTGCCGCGCGTGCGCCGACTGGCGGGGCTGGTGTCGGCAGCGGCGGCCTTTATCTGGATATCGTTGGAAGTGCGCCACCTGTGGCAGGGAAATATTCGTCTCGACACGGCCACCGAGACCGGCGAGTTGTACACCTATTCCGCGGTGTGGCTGTTGCTCGCAGTGGTGGGGATCCTGTCTGGCAGTTGGCGCGGTTGGCGCCGTTGTTATCGTGGCGGCATGGCGGTGTTGGCGCTGGTGATCGTGAAACTGTTCCTTGTGGATATGGCGGGGCTCGAAGGCTTGTTGCGGGTGGCCTCCTTCATGGGGATGGGGCTGGCCCTGTTGGGGATCGCCTATCTGCACCAGAAACTGGGGCGCATCAGCACCGGCCAGACCCCCTGA
- a CDS encoding glutamate-5-semialdehyde dehydrogenase — MNSVSESAASATTVGQAQGQEGTEARMQAMGRAARAAARLMARADTGSKNAALRAIAAELDAQRPQLATANAVDMQKGRDSGLDAALLDRLELTDARIDGMIEGLLQIAELPDPVGEVSDLKYRPTGIQVGKMRVPLGVVGIIYESRPNVTIDAASLCLKSGNATILRGGSEALHSNGAIAACIATGLKQAGLPETAVQVVDTTDRAAVGALISMPEYVDVIVPRGGRGLIERISREARVPVIKHLDGICHVYLDDRADPEKAFNIALNAKTHRYGVCNAMETLLVAEAVAADFLPRLAAAYREKGVELRGCEATCAIVPQALPATEEDWATEYLAPVLSIRVVADMDAAMDHIAQYSSGHTESIVTEDYSRARRFMAEVDSASVMVNASTRFADGFEYGLGAEIGISTDKIHARGPVGLEGLTSQKWIVFGDGHIRQ; from the coding sequence GTGAACAGTGTCAGCGAGAGCGCGGCGAGCGCGACCACGGTCGGACAAGCACAGGGACAAGAAGGTACCGAAGCCAGAATGCAGGCCATGGGGCGCGCCGCGCGTGCCGCCGCCCGCCTGATGGCCCGCGCTGACACCGGAAGTAAAAACGCTGCGCTCAGAGCCATCGCCGCGGAGCTGGATGCCCAGCGACCGCAACTGGCGACGGCCAACGCTGTAGACATGCAGAAGGGCCGTGACAGCGGCCTCGACGCGGCGCTGCTGGACCGTCTCGAACTGACCGATGCCCGTATCGACGGAATGATCGAGGGGTTGCTCCAGATCGCAGAGCTGCCGGATCCGGTGGGCGAGGTCAGTGACCTCAAATATCGCCCTACCGGAATCCAGGTGGGCAAGATGCGCGTGCCGCTCGGAGTCGTGGGGATTATTTACGAGTCCCGCCCCAATGTGACCATCGATGCCGCCAGCCTGTGTCTGAAATCCGGCAACGCCACGATTTTGCGCGGTGGCAGCGAGGCTTTGCACTCCAACGGCGCCATCGCCGCCTGCATTGCCACTGGCCTGAAGCAGGCGGGATTACCGGAAACTGCGGTGCAGGTGGTGGATACCACCGATCGCGCGGCGGTGGGTGCACTGATTTCCATGCCGGAGTACGTGGACGTTATCGTTCCCCGCGGAGGCAGGGGACTGATCGAGCGCATCAGCCGCGAAGCGCGGGTGCCGGTGATCAAGCATCTCGACGGTATTTGTCATGTCTATCTGGATGACCGCGCCGATCCGGAAAAGGCGTTCAATATTGCGCTGAACGCCAAGACCCATCGTTATGGGGTGTGCAACGCGATGGAAACGTTGCTGGTGGCCGAGGCCGTGGCGGCGGATTTCCTGCCCCGCCTGGCCGCGGCCTATCGTGAGAAAGGTGTGGAGCTGCGCGGTTGTGAAGCGACGTGCGCCATCGTGCCCCAGGCACTGCCGGCGACGGAGGAAGACTGGGCTACGGAATATCTGGCGCCGGTGCTGTCCATCCGTGTGGTCGCGGATATGGACGCGGCGATGGACCACATCGCCCAGTACAGCTCAGGCCACACCGAGTCCATCGTCACCGAGGACTACAGCCGCGCGCGCCGTTTTATGGCAGAGGTGGATTCCGCTTCCGTGATGGTCAACGCGTCCACCCGCTTCGCGGATGGCTTTGAATACGGCCTGGGCGCGGAAATCGGTATCAGCACCGACAAAATCCACGCCCGCGGGCCGGTGGGGCTCGAGGGCCTTACCTCGCAGAAATGGATCGTGTTCGGGGACGGGCATATCCGCCAGTAG
- the nadD gene encoding nicotinate-nucleotide adenylyltransferase: MGAYLKTIALFGGTFNPVHFGHLRMALELKEALGFDEMRLLPSHQPAHRAEPGVGASARRDMLALALEGCPELVLDERELARDGPTYTVDTLEELRQELGEKVSISFCMGLDSLLGLPGWHRWERLVELAHLVVVTRPGWQMPRDGEVAELLARCRGTMDDIRGQAAGHILVREQTLLPISATAIRSLIGRGRSAQFLLPERVLNYIQIHQLYRS, encoded by the coding sequence TTGGGAGCGTATTTAAAAACCATCGCCCTGTTCGGCGGCACCTTCAACCCGGTGCATTTCGGCCATCTGCGCATGGCGCTGGAACTGAAGGAAGCATTGGGCTTTGACGAAATGCGCCTGCTGCCCTCCCACCAGCCGGCGCACCGCGCCGAACCGGGGGTGGGCGCGAGTGCCCGACGCGACATGCTGGCGCTGGCGCTGGAAGGGTGTCCGGAGCTTGTGCTGGACGAGCGCGAGCTGGCGCGAGACGGACCCACCTATACCGTGGATACGCTGGAAGAACTGCGGCAGGAGCTGGGCGAGAAAGTCTCGATCAGCTTCTGCATGGGGCTCGATTCCCTGCTGGGCCTGCCGGGCTGGCACCGCTGGGAGCGGCTGGTGGAACTGGCCCACCTGGTAGTGGTGACCCGCCCCGGCTGGCAGATGCCACGGGACGGTGAGGTGGCGGAATTGCTGGCCCGCTGCCGCGGGACCATGGACGATATTCGCGGGCAGGCGGCCGGGCATATCCTGGTGCGGGAGCAGACCCTGTTGCCGATTTCCGCCACCGCAATCCGCAGCCTGATTGGCCGCGGCCGCTCGGCTCAGTTTCTGCTGCCGGAGCGGGTACTCAATTACATTCAGATTCATCAGCTCTACCGGAGCTAA
- the rsfS gene encoding ribosome silencing factor → MTDLKTIAVNALEDLKGHDITALDVSELSDVMETLIICTGTSNRQVKSLANNVVEDGKEAGFRPIGVEGMETGEWVLVDYGDVVVHVMQAETRRFYDLEKLWSMTPNTRANADGSDPHTD, encoded by the coding sequence ATGACTGATCTCAAGACAATTGCCGTAAATGCCCTGGAAGACCTCAAGGGCCACGACATCACCGCCCTCGACGTATCCGAACTCAGCGACGTGATGGAAACCCTCATCATCTGCACTGGTACCTCCAACCGCCAGGTGAAGTCTCTCGCCAACAACGTCGTCGAAGACGGCAAAGAGGCCGGTTTCCGTCCCATCGGTGTCGAAGGGATGGAAACTGGGGAGTGGGTGCTGGTGGACTACGGCGATGTGGTGGTACACGTGATGCAGGCGGAAACCCGCCGCTTCTACGATCTGGAAAAACTCTGGTCCATGACCCCGAACACCCGCGCCAATGCGGATGGCAGTGACCCGCATACAGACTGA
- the rlmH gene encoding 23S rRNA (pseudouridine(1915)-N(3))-methyltransferase RlmH has translation MKIRILAAGGKMPAWVQEGYGEYAKRLPRELTLEMVEIPLGNRGNKNAAALVEKARQKEGEAMLAAIGPRDHVVALEVTGKAWSTEQLSRELAGWQLGGSNVCLLIGGPDGLSRDCLARANQKWSLSALTMPHPLVRVLLAEQLYRAWTLSVGHPYHK, from the coding sequence ATGAAGATCCGAATCCTGGCTGCCGGCGGCAAAATGCCCGCATGGGTGCAGGAGGGCTATGGCGAATACGCCAAGCGCCTGCCCCGGGAACTCACCCTGGAGATGGTGGAAATCCCCCTCGGCAATCGCGGTAACAAGAATGCCGCAGCACTGGTGGAAAAGGCCCGCCAGAAAGAGGGGGAAGCCATGCTTGCGGCCATCGGTCCGCGGGATCATGTGGTGGCGCTGGAGGTTACCGGCAAGGCCTGGAGCACTGAACAGCTGTCCCGAGAGCTCGCGGGTTGGCAACTGGGCGGCAGCAATGTGTGTCTGCTTATTGGTGGACCGGACGGACTCTCCAGAGATTGTCTGGCGCGCGCTAACCAGAAATGGTCTCTGTCGGCGCTCACCATGCCGCACCCGCTGGTGCGGGTATTGCTGGCGGAGCAGCTTTACCGTGCCTGGACCCTGTCGGTGGGACATCCGTACCATAAATAG
- the mrdA gene encoding penicillin-binding protein 2, translating into MSENLRFKDHHTEQRLFRNRMLVAIFGVVALLGVLVARLYNLQIVNYESYRTQSDENRIQVRPVPPTRGLIYDRNGVLLADNRASYTLGIVRERVKDLDATLELLGSLVQLDDADIEKFKRRLQRRRPFESVPLRYRLTEEEIARISVNEFDLPGVSVEAELVRYYPETDLFAHSVGYVGRIAERDLAAFSEEDVRRYRGTQSIGKVGLERSYEDLLLGEVGFENVETNARGRVLRVLERHDPKPGAELTLHLDARLQQVATDALGEHRGAVVAIDVKTGGVLAFVSKPSYDPNLFVTGISFKDYSELRDSLDVPLFNRVVQGQYPPGSTLKPMMGLGGLAAGVITANTRVADPGFFRLPNDSRVYRDWKRWGHGKSVDLIQGLAQSCDVYFWDMASRWNIDGMHDIATRFGLGAKTGIDLPREYPGIFPSREWKRGARGAAWYPGDSLNAVLGQGFVLATPLQLAVMTATIANRGTHYRPQMVMAIDGVEQPPEVLHHVDARPEHWDLVFEGMEAVVYSTHGTGKKAGANLDFKVAGKSGTAQVVGIAQGAKYDSDALKERHRDHALFVAFAPVDDPQIAVSVLVENGEGGGRVAAPVAREVFYDWMSRAYEDTASTHTWRPPLLPLMSPPSEEEYTRG; encoded by the coding sequence ATGTCTGAAAACCTGCGCTTCAAAGACCACCACACCGAGCAGCGACTGTTCCGCAACCGCATGCTTGTGGCCATTTTTGGCGTCGTGGCGTTGCTTGGAGTACTGGTGGCGCGCCTGTACAACCTGCAGATCGTCAATTACGAAAGCTACCGCACCCAGTCGGATGAAAACCGCATTCAGGTGCGCCCGGTACCGCCTACTCGGGGTCTGATCTACGACCGCAACGGCGTGCTGCTGGCGGACAACCGGGCCAGTTATACCCTCGGTATCGTGCGTGAACGGGTCAAGGACCTGGACGCTACTCTCGAATTGCTCGGCAGTCTGGTGCAGCTGGACGATGCCGACATTGAAAAATTCAAACGCCGCCTGCAGCGCCGCCGCCCATTCGAATCCGTTCCCTTGCGCTACCGGCTGACGGAAGAGGAAATCGCCCGCATCAGCGTGAATGAATTCGATCTTCCCGGGGTTTCCGTGGAAGCTGAGCTGGTGCGCTACTACCCGGAGACAGACCTGTTTGCCCACAGCGTCGGCTATGTGGGGCGTATCGCCGAGCGGGATCTCGCTGCGTTCTCGGAAGAGGATGTGCGTCGCTACCGTGGCACCCAGAGCATTGGCAAGGTGGGGCTGGAGCGCTCCTACGAAGACTTGCTGCTCGGCGAGGTGGGTTTTGAAAATGTGGAAACCAATGCCCGTGGCCGGGTGCTGCGGGTACTGGAACGTCACGACCCCAAACCCGGTGCCGAGTTGACTCTGCACCTGGATGCCCGCCTGCAGCAGGTAGCCACGGATGCCCTTGGCGAACATCGCGGCGCGGTGGTGGCCATCGACGTGAAGACCGGCGGCGTGCTGGCCTTTGTGAGCAAGCCCTCCTACGACCCCAACCTGTTTGTCACCGGCATCAGCTTCAAGGACTACAGCGAGCTGCGGGACTCCCTCGACGTCCCGTTGTTCAACCGAGTGGTGCAGGGGCAGTATCCGCCGGGCTCTACCCTGAAACCGATGATGGGGCTGGGCGGTCTGGCCGCCGGTGTGATTACCGCGAACACCCGGGTTGCCGACCCGGGCTTTTTCCGTCTGCCCAATGATTCCCGCGTCTACCGCGACTGGAAACGCTGGGGACATGGAAAAAGTGTCGATCTGATCCAGGGGCTGGCGCAGAGTTGTGATGTGTACTTCTGGGATATGGCCTCGCGCTGGAATATCGACGGTATGCACGATATCGCCACCCGGTTTGGTCTCGGTGCCAAGACCGGCATAGACCTGCCACGGGAATACCCCGGGATTTTCCCATCCCGTGAGTGGAAGCGCGGGGCGCGGGGCGCGGCCTGGTATCCGGGTGACAGCCTGAACGCGGTGCTGGGACAGGGCTTCGTGCTGGCCACGCCGCTACAGCTGGCGGTGATGACGGCCACCATTGCCAATCGCGGTACCCATTACCGCCCGCAAATGGTCATGGCCATCGACGGTGTGGAGCAGCCGCCGGAAGTGCTGCACCACGTGGACGCGCGCCCCGAGCACTGGGACCTGGTCTTCGAGGGTATGGAAGCGGTGGTTTACAGTACCCATGGTACCGGTAAGAAGGCCGGAGCCAATCTCGATTTCAAGGTGGCGGGCAAGTCTGGTACCGCACAGGTGGTGGGCATTGCCCAGGGGGCCAAATACGATTCCGATGCGCTGAAGGAACGCCACCGGGATCACGCCCTGTTTGTGGCCTTTGCCCCGGTGGACGATCCGCAGATCGCGGTGTCGGTGCTGGTGGAAAATGGTGAAGGTGGCGGCCGGGTGGCTGCACCGGTGGCGCGGGAAGTTTTCTACGATTGGATGTCGCGTGCCTATGAGGACACGGCCAGTACCCACACCTGGCGGCCGCCGTTGTTGCCGCTGATGTCGCCGCCTTCCGAGGAGGAATATACCCGTGGCTAG
- the rodA gene encoding rod shape-determining protein RodA, with translation MASRDYMHRLPDAGSSLRRPESLSRRWHIDLPLMLLLLVLAGVGLVVLYSASGEEIHYVKRQAIFMGLAFTGMVIAAQIPLEFYRRWSPWFYLGGCCLLVAVLFVGVGAKGAQRWLQVGGFRFQPSEVLKLAVPIAVAAFLHKRALPPSFLTVIGALAIIGVPALLIVRQPDLGTSILIAASGIFALYLSGLSWKMIGSAGLLGALAAWPMWMWGMRDYQRQRVLTLFNPDADRLGAGWNIFQSKAAIGSGGWAGKGYMQGTQSQLDFLPESHTDFIIAVLAEEWGMRGALILLTLYLLIIARGIYISFTAQHVFGRLLAGSITLTFFVYVFVNIGMVSGLLPVVGVPLPLVSHGGTSVITLMAGFGILMAISTERRRVLF, from the coding sequence GTGGCTAGCCGTGACTATATGCACCGGTTGCCGGATGCGGGCAGCAGCCTGCGTCGCCCGGAGAGCCTCTCCCGACGCTGGCATATCGACCTGCCGTTGATGTTGCTGTTGTTGGTGCTGGCCGGCGTGGGGCTGGTGGTGCTCTACAGTGCGTCTGGCGAGGAGATTCACTATGTGAAGCGCCAGGCGATATTTATGGGGCTGGCCTTCACCGGCATGGTGATTGCGGCGCAAATCCCTCTGGAGTTTTACCGGCGCTGGTCCCCATGGTTCTATCTTGGCGGCTGCTGTCTGCTGGTCGCGGTGCTGTTCGTGGGAGTAGGCGCCAAGGGCGCCCAGCGCTGGCTGCAGGTCGGCGGTTTCCGCTTCCAACCCTCGGAAGTGCTGAAACTGGCAGTGCCTATTGCCGTGGCGGCCTTCCTGCACAAGCGTGCGCTGCCACCATCGTTCCTGACTGTGATCGGCGCGCTTGCGATCATCGGTGTTCCAGCGTTATTGATTGTGCGCCAGCCGGATCTGGGCACCTCCATCCTGATCGCCGCATCGGGTATTTTCGCTCTGTATCTCTCCGGCCTCAGCTGGAAGATGATCGGCAGCGCCGGCCTGCTCGGCGCGCTGGCGGCCTGGCCCATGTGGATGTGGGGCATGCGGGACTATCAGCGACAGCGGGTGCTCACCCTGTTCAATCCCGACGCGGATCGTCTCGGCGCGGGCTGGAACATCTTCCAGTCAAAGGCCGCCATCGGTTCCGGTGGCTGGGCCGGAAAGGGGTACATGCAGGGCACTCAATCGCAACTGGATTTCCTCCCGGAGAGTCACACGGATTTCATCATCGCGGTACTGGCGGAAGAGTGGGGCATGCGCGGCGCCTTGATTCTGCTGACTCTGTATCTGCTGATCATCGCGCGGGGCATCTATATTAGTTTTACGGCCCAGCATGTGTTCGGACGCCTGCTGGCGGGCAGTATCACCCTCACATTCTTCGTGTATGTGTTCGTGAATATCGGTATGGTCAGCGGCCTGTTGCCGGTGGTGGGTGTACCGCTGCCGCTGGTAAGTCACGGCGGGACCTCGGTGATCACGTTGATGGCGGGCTTCGGTATTCTGATGGCCATCAGCACGGAAAGACGCAGAGTACTTTTCTGA
- the mltB gene encoding lytic murein transglycosylase B — translation MKWTTGLLAGLGLVLGACAQEQGHGENAQAQAFVDYMVAAHNFNRVELQALMQEAKRKDSILKAIKRPAEKAKPWKEYREIFITPTRIRGGVDFWDKNAEALKKAEEKYGVPPELIVAIIGVETRYGGNMGSYRVLDALTTLAFDYPRRSKFFTKELENYLLLTRDEKIDPTKLNGSYAGAMGFAQFMPSSYRHYAVDFNGDGRVDIWTDTEDAIGSVANYFVEHGWKAGEPVTVITQPLPNADMTIVNDDLEPKWTVGELEAKGFPTTAKVTKDMPANVFSLDTRDGEQFWIGLNNFYTITRYNHSRLYAMAVYELGQEIIKARGGRS, via the coding sequence TTGAAATGGACCACAGGATTGTTGGCGGGCCTCGGGCTCGTTCTAGGGGCCTGTGCCCAGGAGCAGGGGCACGGTGAAAACGCCCAGGCCCAGGCCTTTGTGGATTACATGGTGGCCGCACACAACTTCAATCGTGTCGAGCTGCAGGCCCTGATGCAGGAAGCCAAGCGCAAGGACTCCATCCTCAAGGCCATCAAGCGCCCGGCGGAAAAGGCCAAACCCTGGAAAGAGTACCGCGAAATTTTTATCACCCCGACCCGTATTCGTGGCGGTGTGGACTTCTGGGACAAAAATGCGGAAGCCCTCAAAAAGGCGGAAGAAAAATATGGCGTACCACCAGAGCTGATCGTAGCCATTATCGGTGTGGAAACCCGATACGGCGGCAATATGGGCAGCTACCGGGTGCTGGATGCGCTCACCACCCTCGCTTTCGATTATCCGCGGCGCTCCAAGTTTTTTACCAAGGAGCTGGAAAATTACCTGCTGCTGACGCGAGATGAAAAGATTGACCCCACGAAATTGAACGGTTCCTATGCGGGCGCCATGGGGTTTGCCCAGTTCATGCCTTCCAGTTACCGTCACTACGCGGTGGACTTCAATGGTGATGGCCGCGTGGACATCTGGACCGACACCGAGGATGCCATCGGCAGTGTGGCCAACTACTTCGTCGAGCACGGTTGGAAAGCCGGCGAGCCGGTGACGGTCATTACCCAGCCGCTGCCGAATGCGGACATGACCATCGTCAACGACGATCTGGAACCGAAATGGACCGTCGGTGAGCTTGAAGCCAAGGGCTTCCCGACCACCGCCAAAGTGACCAAGGATATGCCCGCCAATGTGTTCTCCCTGGATACCCGGGATGGGGAACAGTTCTGGATTGGTCTGAATAATTTCTACACCATTACCCGCTACAACCACAGCCGTCTGTATGCCATGGCGGTCTATGAACTGGGGCAGGAAATCATCAAAGCACGTGGCGGCCGTTCCTGA
- a CDS encoding septal ring lytic transglycosylase RlpA family protein — protein MKTTIALGITRVGIAFLLTLFTACSNVPVKTADKPAEKGEVPFDQMRDSGPAMPVDMLATPEVTPVREPIGVAGNKSPYVVDGVRYKVLNKVKGYRERGRASWYGTKFHGRKTANGEVYNMYALSAAHKTLPLPSYAKVTNLDNGRSIIVRVNDRGPFVPGRIIDLSYTAAQKLGYIDKGTARVEVEALDPDSLPSATQTLAVEKDAAARKGLPEDASFKLPSNTFLQVGAYSSASQAEEIRGQLAAAFGYPVSVSPVKSGGKTLYRVRIGPIAQQRVLAALRESVEQQKFGQPQVVVD, from the coding sequence ATGAAAACAACGATTGCCCTGGGGATAACCCGGGTCGGCATAGCCTTTTTGCTGACCTTGTTCACCGCCTGTAGCAACGTGCCAGTGAAAACGGCGGATAAACCGGCGGAGAAGGGTGAAGTCCCTTTTGATCAGATGCGCGACAGTGGCCCTGCGATGCCGGTAGACATGCTGGCTACGCCAGAAGTGACCCCGGTGCGAGAACCCATTGGCGTTGCCGGCAATAAATCCCCCTACGTGGTGGATGGGGTGCGTTACAAGGTTCTGAATAAAGTGAAGGGCTACCGCGAGCGCGGCCGCGCTTCCTGGTATGGCACCAAATTTCACGGGCGTAAAACCGCCAATGGCGAGGTCTACAATATGTATGCCCTGTCTGCGGCGCATAAAACGCTTCCGCTGCCCAGTTACGCCAAGGTGACCAATCTGGACAACGGTCGCAGCATAATCGTGCGGGTCAATGACCGCGGCCCGTTTGTTCCGGGGCGAATCATTGATCTGAGTTATACCGCAGCGCAGAAACTCGGATATATCGACAAAGGCACGGCGCGGGTAGAGGTGGAAGCACTGGACCCGGACAGCCTGCCCAGCGCCACCCAGACCCTGGCAGTGGAGAAAGACGCCGCGGCGCGGAAGGGGTTACCCGAGGACGCCAGCTTCAAACTACCGTCAAATACCTTCCTGCAAGTCGGTGCATACAGCTCTGCAAGCCAGGCAGAAGAGATTCGCGGACAACTGGCCGCTGCATTCGGCTATCCTGTATCCGTCAGTCCGGTAAAGAGCGGCGGAAAAACGCTCTACCGGGTGCGTATCGGGCCTATTGCACAGCAACGGGTTCTGGCCGCATTGCGGGAATCCGTAGAACAGCAGAAATTCGGACAGCCCCAGGTTGTGGTGGATTGA